In one Chiloscyllium punctatum isolate Juve2018m chromosome 47, sChiPun1.3, whole genome shotgun sequence genomic region, the following are encoded:
- the LOC140468585 gene encoding ATP-sensitive inward rectifier potassium channel 10-like — MSSSKVFSSRTTQTDSHPLLRPGGGRQRRRVLTKDGHSNVRIEHVRDWRFLYLKDLWTTFIDLKWRYKLALFAATFAGTWFLFGLAWYLVALAHGDLPAPLPPGANHTLCVANMQSLTAAFLFSLESQTTIGYGFRYISEECPLAIVLLIGQLIATSLLEVFVTGTFLAKIARPKKRAGTVRFSHHAVVSPRDGRLCLMIRVANMRTSLLLGCQVTGKLLRAQRAAEGESFRLQQLNVDFHVDAGTDSPFLILPLTFYHLIDEASPFRRAAAAPGRDQDFELVVILSGTVESTSALCQVRTSYLPEEILWGYEFCPAISLSPGGKYVADFATFDRVAKVAGTETLRPGSGAASSSSSSSSSSSPPAAVPEDREKDRLEESLREHSPHPGKGASSPRNMKISNV, encoded by the coding sequence ATGTCCTCCAGTAAGGTGTTCTCCTCCCGCACCACGCAGACGGACTCCCACCCCCTCCTGCGGCCTGGTGGGGGTCGCCAGCGCCGGCGGGTGCTGACCAAGGACGGGCACAGCAACGTCCGCATCGAGCACGTGCGGGACTGGCGCTTCCTGTACCTGAAGGACCTGTGGACCACCTTCATCGACCTCAAGTGGCGCTACAAGCTGGCGCTCTTTGCCGCCACCTTCGCCGGCACCTGGTTCCTCTTCGGCCTGGCCTGGTACCTGGTGGCGCTGGCCCACGGGGACCTGCCGGCGCCCCTGCCCCCCGGCGCCAACCACACCCTGTGCGTGGCCAACATGCAGAGCCTGACGGCGGCCTTCCTGTTCTCGCTGGAGTCTCAGACCACCATTGGCTACGGGTTCCGGTACATCTCGGAGGAGTGCCCGCTGGCCATCGTGCTGCTCATCGGGCAGCTGATCGCCACCAGCCTGCTGGAGGTCTTCGTCACCGGCACCTTCCTGGCCAAGATCGCCCGGCCCAAGAAGCGGGCGGGCACCGTGCGGTTCAGCCACCACGCCGTGGTTTCGCCGCGCGACGGGCGGCTCTGCTTGATGATCCGGGTGGCCAACATGCGCACCAGCCTGCTCCTGGGCTGCCAGGTGACGGGCAAGCTCCTGCGGGCACAGCGGGCCGCCGAGGGAGAGAGCTTCCGGCTCCAGCAGCTCAACGTGGACTTCCACGTGGACGCGGGCACCGACAGCCCTTTCCTCATCCTGCCCCTGACCTTCTACCACCTCATCGACGAGGCCAGCCCCTTCCGCAGGGCGGCCGCGGCGCCCGGCCGCGACCAGGACTTCGAGCTGGTGGTCATCCTCAGCGGCACCGTGGAGTCCACCAGCGCCCTGTGCCAGGTGCGCACCTCCTACCTGCCCGAGGAGATCCTCTGGGGCTACGAGTTCTGCCCCGCCATCTCCCTGTCGCCGGGCGGCAAGTACGTGGCCGACTTCGCCACCTTCGACCGGGTCGCCAAGGTGGCCGGGACGGAGACCCTTCGGCCTGGAAGCGGCGCCGcctcatcctcctcctcctcctcctcctcctcctctccccccgcCGCCGTCCCGGAGGACAGGGAGAAGGACAGGCTGGAGGAGAGCCTGAGGGAGCACAGCCCACATCCGGGGAAAGGCGCCAGCTCCCCCCGCAACATGAAGATCAGCAACGTCTGA
- the LOC140468679 gene encoding persulfide dioxygenase ETHE1, mitochondrial-like, which yields MIAGSGRPQVDALGTRVRIPPRQMVEFQFKSEIKSAMTTVAGERHRLGLDVRATPGHTNGCVTYVLNDCSIAFTGDALLIRGCGRTDFQQGSSESLYHSVHSQIFTLPDQCLLYPAHDYTGQTVTTVGEEKRLNPRLSKSLSEFIAIMNNLNLPYPKQIDEALPANMVCGLQGNPGEPHR from the exons ATGATCGCTGGATCCGGGAGACCCCAGGTTGACgctctggggacccgggttcgaatcccaccacggcagatggtggaattccaATTCAAGTCTGAAATTAAGAGTGCAATGACGACTGTCGCCGGGGAGAGGCACCGTCTG GGTCTGGATGTCCGTGCGACCCCCGGCCACACTAATGGCTGTGTCACGTACGTCCTGAACGACTGCAGCATCGCGTTCACCGGAGACGCGCTCCTCATCCGAGGCTGCGGCAGGACAGACTTTCAGCAAG GAAGCTCGGAGTCGCTGTACCACTCTGTGCACAGTCAGATTTTCACTCTCCCTGATCAGTGTCTCCTCTACCCAGCCCATGATTACACAG GTCAAACGGTCACCACGGTGGGTGAGGAGAAACGACTGAATCCACGCCTCTCCAAATCCCTCTCGGAGTTCATCGCGATCATGAACAACCTGAATCTGCCCTATCCCAAACAGATCG ATGAAGCTCTCCCAGCAAATATGGTGTGTGGCCTTCAGGGTAATCCTGGTGAGCCGCACCGATAA